The Synergistaceae bacterium genome has a window encoding:
- the ftsY gene encoding signal recognition particle-docking protein FtsY has translation MPIWKNLTEKIKKTSNKWAQGISNLFSDEPITEEFWDELEEQLILGDVGIDTAEVLIEKLKQTAIDGRIGRASELRAKFKEILIEMLESVPGMGKPLDLEHRPAVVIMIGVNGSGKTTTAGKLAAQLKNSGIKVIMAAADTFRAAAIEQLKAWGERSGVRVVAQNQYSDAAAVVFDAIMAAKAAGDDVVIADTAGRLHTKSNLMEELSKVYRVVKRELPEGPAEVLIVLDSVTGQNSFIQAETFSNAMPITGVILTKYDNTSKGGIILAIAEKLKLPIRYVGVGEGVDDLQLFDPRTFVETLLDAGNTE, from the coding sequence ATGCCGATATGGAAAAACCTAACAGAAAAAATTAAGAAAACAAGCAACAAATGGGCTCAGGGTATCTCCAACCTTTTTTCAGACGAGCCTATTACGGAGGAATTCTGGGATGAGCTTGAGGAACAGCTGATCCTTGGAGACGTTGGTATTGATACCGCAGAAGTGCTTATAGAAAAACTGAAACAGACAGCCATTGACGGCAGGATCGGAAGGGCTTCGGAACTACGCGCAAAGTTTAAAGAGATTCTCATAGAGATGCTGGAGTCTGTACCTGGGATGGGCAAACCGCTGGATCTGGAGCATCGGCCGGCAGTGGTCATAATGATAGGAGTCAATGGAAGCGGAAAGACGACAACTGCGGGTAAACTTGCCGCTCAGCTTAAAAACAGCGGAATAAAGGTTATAATGGCTGCCGCTGATACATTCAGAGCTGCCGCCATAGAGCAGCTTAAAGCATGGGGAGAAAGGTCAGGGGTACGGGTCGTTGCGCAGAATCAGTACAGCGATGCCGCGGCAGTCGTGTTCGACGCCATCATGGCGGCAAAGGCTGCAGGGGATGATGTTGTAATTGCTGATACTGCAGGCCGCCTGCACACAAAATCAAACCTTATGGAAGAACTTTCAAAGGTTTATCGCGTGGTGAAGCGAGAGCTGCCTGAAGGCCCTGCAGAGGTTCTCATAGTTCTCGATTCGGTAACGGGACAGAACAGTTTTATTCAGGCGGAAACCTTCAGCAATGCCATGCCGATCACAGGAGTTATACTCACTAAATATGATAATACGTCCAAGGGCGGGATCATCCTTGCAATAGCAGAGAAACTGAAATTGCCTATACGCTACGTAGGGGTTGGCGAGGGCGTAGATGACCTTCAG